The Candidatus Nanosynbacter featherlites region TCCGGATTGGCGTCTGCAAATGAATGTCGCCCTTGTCGTACGCCAGCTCTGCTTCATAAACTGAGCTAAATGACTTGATATTGTCAGTCTGCGCCTGTGGCTTGTCATAGGTCAGGTAGTAGTTACCGAGCACGATGTCCTGCGAGATGTGCAAGACTGGCGCACCGTCAGCAGGCTTCAATAGGTTAGCAGTTGCGCTCATCAACTCACGCGCTTCAGCCTGTGCTTCTTTAGAGAGTGGTAAGTGAACGGCCATCTGGTCACCGTCAAAGTCAGCGTTAAAGCCGGCACAAACTAGCGGATGCAGTTGGATGGCTTTGCCTTCAACCAAAACTGGCTGGAAGGATTGGATTGACAAACGGTGGAGTGATGGAGCACGGTTCAACAGAACGTATTTGCCTGCAATCACTGCATCCAGCGCGTCCCATACAACTGCTTCGCCTGATTCGATCAACCGGGTTGCTGAGCGGATGTTGTGAGCAAATTCACCCTTGATCAGCCAACTGATAACGAATGGCTTGAATAGTTCAAGTGCCATTTGCTTTGGCAACCCACACTGATGAATCTTCAGTTTTGGACCAACGACGATCACTGAACGTCCAGAGTAATCCACACGCTTACCGAGCAGGTTTTGGCGGAAACGTCCTTGCTTACCCTTCAGCATGTCAGAAATTGACTTCAGACGGCGGCGACCACCAGTCGAACTGACGGCACGACCACCACGAGCAGCAGCATTGTCGATCAACGCATCAACCGCTTCCTGCAACATACGCTTTTCATTGCGCTGAATCACTTCTGGTGCATTGAGCTCAACCAATTTCTTCAAACGATTGTTACGGTTGATGATGCGGCGGTACAAGTCGTTTAAGTCTGAGGTTGCAAACCGACCACCACTGAGGGCCACCATTGGACGGAGGTCTGGTGGGATGACTGGCAATACGCTCAGCGTCAAGCTACTTGGCTTGATGCCAGCGGCGTGCATGCTCTCCAGCATCTTCAGGCGCTTGAGAATTTTCTTCTCACGCTGACCCTTGGCGCTCTCAGCTTCTTCAGTCAATTCCGCAATCAGCTGCGGTAGGTCAATCTCATCCAGTAACGTCTTCAACGCTGAAGCACCCATGCCAACTTCAATGAGCTCATCGTATTCTTCTGGCAAGTTACGATAGTCAGTTTCAGACAACAGCGCGCCCTTGTTCAAACTGTCAAGCTGCGCTTTACGAGTGGTGTATTTTTCGTTCAATTCTTCAACTTCACGACTCTGTTCCTTAGCCAAAGCTTTGATGTCAGCGCCATCTTCTTCTGCCATTTTTTCGTATCGAATCTTGATGGCAGCACGACCGGCTTCTGTTTCAGCTTCCAAGTCTGCAAGGTATTGATCACGGGTTGCTTCATCAACCTTCAAAATGACGTAGGTCGCAAAGTAAGCTACTCGCTCCAAGTTACGAACCGTCATGCCGAGCAATTGGCTCATGGCGCTTGGCGTACCGCGCATAAACCAGATGTGGGCGACTGGCGCCGCCAACTGGATGTGACCCATGCGCTCACGGCGAACGATTGACTTGGTGACGAGTTCACCATTCTTATCAACCGCAGCTTCGCGTGAACGAACACCTTTTAGCTTTGAGTCGTGTGGATTGATGTCCTTAACCGGACCGAAAATTCGTTCACAGAACAAACCGTCACGCTCTGGCTTTTGAGTACGATAGTTGATCGTTTCTGGCTTAGTAACTTCACCGTGACTCCATTTCAGGATATCTTCTGGGCTGGCAACCACTAAGCGTACTGCATCAAAATCGCTAATGCCAGTAGCATTGAATGCAAATTGCGCCATCTTACGCATCCTCCTTTATTTCTTCTACTTCGTCAATGTCTTGTACGCTCATGCCCCCTTCGATTTCTCCAATATCATCAGATTCATCCAAGAAAGTTTCTGCTTCTTCGTCTTCAGACGTTACCGCAGGCGTGGTTTTATCTTCAGGTCCACTGGACGCGATCACGTGCTCAGCGTCAACGACAGCTTCATCATCCACCAAGTCAACCTTTAGACCCAATCCCTGGAGTTCCTTGACCAACACGTTGAAGGACTCTGGGAGTTTTGGACCGACGATTGGTTCGTCTTTGATGATCGACTCGTATGCCTTGGCACGGCCATAGACGTCGTCAGACTTGATGGTTAGCATTTCCTGCAAGGTTGCTGCCGCACCGTAGGCTTCCAGTGCCCAGACCTCCATCTCACCGAAGCGCTGACCACCATTCTGTGCTTTACCACCGAGTGGCTGCTGAGTCACCATGGTGTATGGACCAGTTGAGCGGGCGTGAATCTTGTCAGAAACCATATGGTGCAATTTGATCATGTGCATCACACCGACCGTGGTGCGCTCTTCAAAGGCTTCACCGGTTCGGCCATCAAACAATTGACTCTTACCGTCGCGTGCTAGCCCTGCTTTTTCTAGTTCATCAGAAATTGTTGCTGATGGCACACCGTTAAATGATGGGGTTGCGACGCGGTAACCTAGTGCTCGTGCCGCCATACCCAGGTGTGTTTCAAACAACTGACCGAGGTTCATACGACTTGGCACACCCAGTGGGTTCAAAATTACGTCAATTGGCGTACCGTCTTCCATGAACGGCATGTCTTCGACTGGCAGAACCTTGGCGACCACGCCCTTGTTACCGTGGCGACCAGCCATCTTGTCACCAACACCAATCTTGCGGAGCTGGGCTACAAAGATTTGAATCTGCATCAAGACACCAGCCTTCAAGTCGTGGCCATTCTCGCGGCTAAAGATCTTAACGCCGACAACTTTACCGCCACCAGCATTATTCATGCGCTGTGAAGTGTCACGAACATCCTTGGCCTTTTCACCAAAGATGGCGCGCAGCAGACGCTCCTCAGAGCTGAGTTCCTGTTCACCCTTTGGTGTAATCTTACCAACTAAAACGTCACCGGCCTTGACTTCAGAACCAATTTGGACAATACCGTTTTCGTCCAAGTGACGCAGGCTTTCCTCAGAAACGTTTGGAATGTCGCGAGTAACAATCTCTGGGCCCAGTTTGGTCTCACGAACTTCAACATTGTAATCCTTAATGTTGATGGACGTCAGTGTGTCGTCTTGTACCAATCGGTTGGACAAAATCACTGCGTCTTCCATGTTGTAACCACCCCATGGCATAAAGGCCACCAACAGGTTACGTCCAAGCGCAATTTCGCCTTCCGCAACGGAAGCACCTTCAATCAATACATCGCCCTGCTTCACCTTATCACCGCGCTTAACGCGAACTTTTTGGTTGTAGCAGCGGTCGTCATTGTTTTTGACGAAATGGCGGAGTTCATATACTTTGACGCCGTCGCTGTATTTGACATGAATTTCATTTGCATCAGCTTTAACTACTTCACCGTCACCTGACGCCAAGGTTAAGTGACCACTGTTTGCAGCAATGGACTTTTCGACGCCCGTACCAACAGTTGCTGGTTCTGGTGTGAGCAGCGGTACTGCCTGGCGTTGCATGTTTGAACCAGTCAAGCTACGGTCAATACGGTTCTTTTCGATGAACGGAACCAGCGCAGCGGTTGACCCCAAAATCTGCTTGTGTGCAGCGTCCATGTAGGTAACCTGGTCAGCGTCAACCTGAGATGGCTGCATGTTGTTACGAGCTGACACACGCTCATCACGGAACGTACCGTCTTCGTTCAACACAGCACCAGCATCAGCGATCACCTCAGCTGCTTCCTGCGCCGCGTCCAGATAGACAACATCGTCTGTCACGCGACCATTCACAACTTTCAAGTATGGCGTTTCGATGAAGCCATATTCATTGACTCGTGCGTAAGTAGCGAGGTTTAGCACCAAACCAACGTTAGCACCTTCTGGCGTCTCCACCGAACAGATACGACCATAGTGCGTTGGGTGAGCATCACGAACGTCAAAACCAGCACGCTCACGGCTCAAACCACCAGGGCCCATTGAGCTCAAACGACGTTTGTGGCTCAATTCAGACAGTGGGTTAACCTCGTCCATCAACTGACTAAGCTGCGAGCTAGTGAAGAATTCACGAACTGCTGCCACCACTGGGCGAGCATTGATCAGCTGGCTTGGCGTTACACCTTCCATGTCCGCCACACTCATGCGATCCATGGCGTTGCGCTGCATCCTGAGCATACCGACGCGGAACTGACGAGCGACCAATTCACCAACCAGCTTCACTCGACGGTTGCTCAATGAGTCGATGTCATCAGCTGGCTCTTGGGTGTTGTTGAGGCGAATAATCTCGCGGATGATGGCTACCAAATCGCTCATCTGGAAAATACGGTTTTCAGCAGTGTTGGCAACGTCCAGACCCAACCGTTGATTGAGCTTATACCGACCAACGCGGGAATAATCAAATCGCTTAAAATCAAAGAACATTCGCTCAATCATCTGGCGCGCATTGTCAACTGTCGCCAGATCACCCGGCCGGAGACGACGATAGACTTCGATCAGCGCTTCATTGGCACCACGAGTTGTGTCTTTATCCAAAGTTTCTTGGATGTAGCTGGTCTCGCCAGTGTCAATGTCAGCAAATAATTCACGAATTTCTGATGTTTTTGGATGGCCCAAAGCCCGTAGCAAGGTCGTCACTGGCAATTTGCGACGACGGTCAATCTTGACATAAATCGTACCATTTGGCGCGGTCTCGAACTCCAACCAGGCACCACGACCTGGGATCATCTTAGCACCGTAGTAATTACGGCCAGCCACAGTGTCAGCAGTAAAGAATACACCGGCTGAGCGGATCAACTGACTAACTACCACACGCTCCGTACCATTGATGATGAAGGTACCGCGCTCGGTCATCCATGGATAGTCACCAAGATAGATTTCCTGCTCTTTGACTTCGCCCGTGACTTTGTTGGTTAGTTCGACGGTTGCATGCAGCGGCGCTTCAAACGTCACATTGTTTTCCTTGGCGAACTGATCGGTAGTCTTTGGTTCGTCAAATCGATACGCACCGAATCGCAATGACAATTTCTGACCAGTGTAGTCGTCAATTGGGTTAATTTCTGAAAAGATTTCGCTCAAGCCATCCTCGACGAACCAACGCCAAGAATCTTCTTGATGAGCGATCAGGTTTGGCAGCGGCAACGAGCTGTCTTCAGAGGTGAAGAACACGCGTCCGCCATCCGTGGACTGTTGTTTTGCCACAGGTATGAACTCCTCGCTTTAGTTTAATTTAGTGATCACGGCCGGAAGATCCCTAATTCACGACTGCAACAAAAGCGATTTGCCTGTTCGCTTTGCTTCTCCCTGTCGTGAATACACTACTTCTCTAAATACCAGTATGCACGAAACCAGGTCAAAAATCAATATTATTTTTGGAGATTTCTTGAAGAATTTGCTGATGTACGTCAGTCGGCGAACGCTCAGCCAAAACCAGTGGAATATTGTGCGTTTTAGCAACGGTTTGATAGCCATCATTAATCTTCTGCTGGAACGCATCATCACGTGACTCAAAGCTATCAACCGCCTCTGCCGTACCGCGCTCGACGATGCGCTGCTGTCTGACACGGTCATCCGCAAATAATACCACAACAAAGTCAGGATTCATGTAGCGCTCACTAGTGAAGCGCTTGGTCATGTTGATGATGGCTTCCTGGGCTATACCTTCGCCATGACCTTGATAGACCAAAGTCGACAAATAACTCCTGGAGCTCAACACCACCGCGCCTCGCTGCAAAGCCGGCTCAATTTTGTGAAACCACAATTCACGCCGCGCCGCACTGAACAAGAGCACATTAACCTCTGGATCCAGCTTGAACCGATCGTCTTTCAAAACTCTCCGATATTCATTGGCGACTGGCGTGGTTTTAGCCTCATCATCACTGCCTGGCTCCTCGACAACAACAACTTCACGGCCGCGTTCTCTGAGCCACGCTGCCAACATATCTACTTGCGTGGATTTACCGGTGCCGTCATTGCCCTCAATGACGATGTAAACTCCCGCGGCGCCCGAGCGTTCCATCACAGCAGCCCCTGACTCAAGCCGTCAATTGGCACTGGAGATTTACGGCTGTCACGGTACGTCTTTGGTAGTAGCATCTCCGGTCGCCAGCTGGCGATGATTTCCTCTAAATCGTTCCCTGTCTGATATTTATCACTGACCTTACGCGCGCCAGAGCCATAGCCGCCTTCAACTGGCCCAGTTTTGTGAAAAATCATTTGACCAATGCGTTCGCCAACCGGCAACACGACACTTTCGTGCATGTTAAGGTTATAGATTTCCAGCGTAATCCGATTGATATACCCTGGGTCAATCCAGCCAGCGTCAAAGCAAACCGCCACGCCATTGCGCCCCCACGAACTGCGGCTCAGCACCTGCGCTGCACCGCCCTGTGCACGAATGCCCACAAATTCGTGCGTGTGCGCCAAGATTCGCTCCCCAGGACGCAGCACAATGATTGGGTGGTCTGGTGGAATATTCTGAAACGGCGTTGCATCATGCTCCTTGCACCATTCAGCGTGCGGCATGGCTTTGAGCGGACCCTTGAAATATTTGGCGACATAAGCCGCGTCAAAGGGATTGTAGACGCGATATTCGCCCTCAAATTCTTGCTTATAGTAGTAGTGACCCAACGTAAAGTCCAAACTGGCTTCTGCCACGTGGTCTGGATTGAACGGCTGACAGACGATGATGTCGTCGTTGATGGCTTGGCGAATCTCGATGTTGCTATAAACAGTCATATTTATTTACTCCACAAAATATACGGTTTAACACTAGTGAATAACATGTTTTTTGGTTTGCCATGCGTTTTGATAAGGTGGGTGTGTTGATGAGCGACGGATTTTTGTTTATTTTCTGGAGCGCGGGCGTAAACGGAATATCCCTGCTCTTCGTACTCAGCGATCACATCCATCAACTCAGCTCGCTCTGTCTTATTCAGCTGGTAGATGCCTTCAACATGACGCCTGGGGACGACCATGATGTGGTCAGCGACTTCATGACTGTCCCAAATCTCATATGGAAACAGATTGTCTGTCACCAAAAAATGCTCGTGCGCCACTCGCACCTGCTTATCCTCTGGACTAAATTGGCAAAAGTTACACCCAGGTGCTGCCTGCTGTTTCATCATTTTTCGATATTTGACATAGCGCTGCTCTGTCGACCGTCGCCGATAAACCATGTTTCCTCCGTTTTCCTCAGTATCTGTTAAAAGTATAGCACGTCTGACATAAGCATCATATACTGATTTTCACCCTCAAATATACGTCATAGCAATATCATATCATTGACATATCAACACTTTTTTGTTATTATATAAAAAGTATTTGATCAAATTGTTAATAGTGAGAGACAAGGAGAAATACATGGATCATAAAAATAGCTTAACATGCTTACCAGTTATTTTTGGACCAAATGAGTTAGGCCTCAGTACAAAAACCACTGGTACTGGCGAAGGCTCAAAATGGGAGACTGCTTTTGTAGTCGCCGACCCGCAAGGGATTATTAGAGAGGTTGAAACACCCAGCACTCCTGACGAAGCTCCCGTGCCTCCACACAGGATAGTCGCTGTTGATATTGATCAATGTTTGCCTCAGGAGAGTAGTCCCGGTCAATCTCATATCGTCGGTAATGCCGTGGAAATACGACCAGACCTAGACCCGGACGCAGAGCCGAGAAAACTGGGGCGAGCCGCCGTCTTTGGTTACGACCCAAAAACTGGCA contains the following coding sequences:
- a CDS encoding DNA-directed RNA polymerase subunit beta, translated to MAKQQSTDGGRVFFTSEDSSLPLPNLIAHQEDSWRWFVEDGLSEIFSEINPIDDYTGQKLSLRFGAYRFDEPKTTDQFAKENNVTFEAPLHATVELTNKVTGEVKEQEIYLGDYPWMTERGTFIINGTERVVVSQLIRSAGVFFTADTVAGRNYYGAKMIPGRGAWLEFETAPNGTIYVKIDRRRKLPVTTLLRALGHPKTSEIRELFADIDTGETSYIQETLDKDTTRGANEALIEVYRRLRPGDLATVDNARQMIERMFFDFKRFDYSRVGRYKLNQRLGLDVANTAENRIFQMSDLVAIIREIIRLNNTQEPADDIDSLSNRRVKLVGELVARQFRVGMLRMQRNAMDRMSVADMEGVTPSQLINARPVVAAVREFFTSSQLSQLMDEVNPLSELSHKRRLSSMGPGGLSRERAGFDVRDAHPTHYGRICSVETPEGANVGLVLNLATYARVNEYGFIETPYLKVVNGRVTDDVVYLDAAQEAAEVIADAGAVLNEDGTFRDERVSARNNMQPSQVDADQVTYMDAAHKQILGSTAALVPFIEKNRIDRSLTGSNMQRQAVPLLTPEPATVGTGVEKSIAANSGHLTLASGDGEVVKADANEIHVKYSDGVKVYELRHFVKNNDDRCYNQKVRVKRGDKVKQGDVLIEGASVAEGEIALGRNLLVAFMPWGGYNMEDAVILSNRLVQDDTLTSINIKDYNVEVRETKLGPEIVTRDIPNVSEESLRHLDENGIVQIGSEVKAGDVLVGKITPKGEQELSSEERLLRAIFGEKAKDVRDTSQRMNNAGGGKVVGVKIFSRENGHDLKAGVLMQIQIFVAQLRKIGVGDKMAGRHGNKGVVAKVLPVEDMPFMEDGTPIDVILNPLGVPSRMNLGQLFETHLGMAARALGYRVATPSFNGVPSATISDELEKAGLARDGKSQLFDGRTGEAFEERTTVGVMHMIKLHHMVSDKIHARSTGPYTMVTQQPLGGKAQNGGQRFGEMEVWALEAYGAAATLQEMLTIKSDDVYGRAKAYESIIKDEPIVGPKLPESFNVLVKELQGLGLKVDLVDDEAVVDAEHVIASSGPEDKTTPAVTSEDEEAETFLDESDDIGEIEGGMSVQDIDEVEEIKEDA
- the tmk gene encoding dTMP kinase, giving the protein MERSGAAGVYIVIEGNDGTGKSTQVDMLAAWLRERGREVVVVEEPGSDDEAKTTPVANEYRRVLKDDRFKLDPEVNVLLFSAARRELWFHKIEPALQRGAVVLSSRSYLSTLVYQGHGEGIAQEAIINMTKRFTSERYMNPDFVVVLFADDRVRQQRIVERGTAEAVDSFESRDDAFQQKINDGYQTVAKTHNIPLVLAERSPTDVHQQILQEISKNNIDF
- a CDS encoding HIT family protein, which translates into the protein MVYRRRSTEQRYVKYRKMMKQQAAPGCNFCQFSPEDKQVRVAHEHFLVTDNLFPYEIWDSHEVADHIMVVPRRHVEGIYQLNKTERAELMDVIAEYEEQGYSVYARAPENKQKSVAHQHTHLIKTHGKPKNMLFTSVKPYILWSK
- a CDS encoding dCTP deaminase, with protein sequence MTVYSNIEIRQAINDDIIVCQPFNPDHVAEASLDFTLGHYYYKQEFEGEYRVYNPFDAAYVAKYFKGPLKAMPHAEWCKEHDATPFQNIPPDHPIIVLRPGERILAHTHEFVGIRAQGGAAQVLSRSSWGRNGVAVCFDAGWIDPGYINRITLEIYNLNMHESVVLPVGERIGQMIFHKTGPVEGGYGSGARKVSDKYQTGNDLEEIIASWRPEMLLPKTYRDSRKSPVPIDGLSQGLL